The following proteins are encoded in a genomic region of Zea mays cultivar B73 chromosome 9, Zm-B73-REFERENCE-NAM-5.0, whole genome shotgun sequence:
- the LOC103639428 gene encoding probable inactive receptor kinase At1g48480 has product MAAMPAPAAGLAVLVLFAAALPALSADDLNTDAQALQALRSAVGRSALPSWNSTTPTCQWQGVTCESGRVVELRLPGAGLMGNLPSGVLGNLSALRTLSLRYNALTGPIPDDLSRLSELRAIYFQHNSFSGEVPASLFELKNLVRLDIAGNKFSGKISPDFNKLIRLGTLYMDGNSFTGEIPKLQLPALEQFNVSYNQLNGSIPNTLRKMPKDSFLGNTGLCGGPLGLCPGESAPTAAGSPESQPGAGGAADVGGGKKKKLSGGAIAGIAIGSVFGVLLLLALLFFLCRKRSSAPRSAAAVEKGQELGMGPMDVEPKGQNGSASAGGAGSHNGSAAAMAVPAAAAAAATAAAKTGGSTGSKKLIFFGPMAAAPPFDLEDLLRASAEVLGKGAFGTAYKAVMENGSAVAVKRLKDVDLPEPEFRERIAVIGAVQHELVVPLRAYYFSKDEKLLVYDYMSMGSLSALLHGNRASGRTPLDWETRSAVALAAARGVAHIHSTGPTASHGNIKSSNVLLTKNYEARVSDHGLPTLVGPSFSPTRVSGYRAPEVTDIRRVSQKADVYSFGVLLLELLTGKAPTHAVVNEEGLDLPRWVQSVVREEWTAEVFDQELLRYQNVEEEMVQLLQLAIDCSAQHPDRRPAMSEVATRIDEIRRSSLGDRQVADSAEGDEPSL; this is encoded by the exons ATGGCCGCAATGCCGGCGCCGGCAGCGGGCTTGGCCGTCCTGGTGCTCTTCGCCGCCGCCCTGCCGGCCCTTTCTGCCGATGACCTCAACACCGACGCACAGGCGCTGCAGGCGCTGCGCTCGGCGGTCGGCCGCTCCGCGCTGCCATCGTGGAACAGCACCACGCCCACGTGCCAGTGGCAGGGCGTCACCTGCGAGAGCGGCCGCGTCGTCGAGCTCCGCCTCCCGGGGGCCGGGCTCATGGGCAACCTCCCCTCGGGCGTGCTCGGCAACCTGTCGGCGCTCCGCACGCTGTCCCTCCGGTACAACGCGCTCACGGGGCCCATCCCCGACGACCTCTCCCGCCTGTCCGAGCTCCGGGCGATCTACTTCCAGCACAACAGCTTCTCTGGCGAGGTCCCAGCGTCGCTGTTCGAGCTCAAGAACCTCGTGAGGCTGGACATCGCAGGGAACAAGTTCAGCGGCAAGATCTCGCCGGACTTCAACAAGCTGATCCGCCTCGGGACGCTGTACATGGACGGGAACAGCTTCACCGGTGAGATCCCAAAGCTGCAGCTGCCTGCATTGGAGCAGTTCAACGTGTCGTACAACCAGCTCAACGGGTCCATCCCCAACACGCTCCGGAAGATGCCGAAAGACTCGTTCTTAGGCAACACGGGCCTCTGCGGCGGTCCACTCGGCCTGTGCCCCGGCGAGTCCGCGCCCACGGCGGCCGGGTCGCCGGAGTCGCAGCCAGGCGCGGGCGGCGCAGCCGACGTCGGtggcggcaagaagaagaagctcTCCGGCGGCGCCATCGCTGGCATTGCCATCGGCTCCGTGTTCGGCGTGCTGCTCTTGCTCGCCCTGCTTTTCTTCCTCTGCCGGAAGAGGTCTAGCGCGCCCcggtcggcggcggcggtggagaAGGGGCAGGAACTCGGCATGGGGCCGATGGATGTCGAGCCAAAGGGACAGAACGGCTCAGCATCAGCAGGTGGCGCAGGCAGCCACAACGGCTCTGCGGCGGCCATGGCAgttcctgccgccgccgccgccgccgctacgGCGGCAGCGAAGACCGGCGGGTCGACCGGGTCCAAGAAGCTCATCTTCTTCGGCCCCATGGCGGCGGCCCCGCCGTTCGACCTCGAGGACCTGCTGCGCGCTTCAGCGGAGGTGCTGGGGAAGGGCGCGTTCGGGACGGCGTACAAGGCGGTGATGGAGAACGGGTCCGCCGTGGCGGTGAAACGGCTCAAGGACGTGGACCTCCCGGAGCCTGAGTTCCGGGAGCGCATCGCGGTCATAGGCGCAGTGCAGCACGAGCTGGTGGTGCCCCTCCGCGCCTACTACTTCAGCAAGGACGAGAAGCTCCTCGTATACGACTACATGTCCATGGGCAGCCTCTCCGCCCTGCTGCACG GGAACCGCGCCTCCGGCCGGACGCCGCTGGACTGGGAGACGCGGTCGGCGGTCGCGCTGGCGGCGGCTCGCGGCGTGGCGCACATCCACTCCACGGGGCCCACGGCGTCGCACGGCAACATCAAGTCCTCCAACGTCCTTCTCACCAAGAACTACGAGGCGCGCGTGTCGGACCACGGCCTCCCCACGCTCGTCGGCCCCTCCTTCTCGCCCACCAGGGTGTCCGGCTACCGCGCACCGGAGGTCACCGACATCCGCCGCGTCTCGCAGAAGGCCGACGTCTACAGCTTCGGCGTCCTCCTGCTGGAGCTGCTCACGGGGAAGGCGCCCACGCACGCCGTCGTCAACGAGGAGGGGCTCGACCTGCCGCGCTGGGTGCAGTCCGTCGTGCGGGAGGAGTGGACCGCCGAGGTGTTCGACCAGGAGCTCCTCAGGTACCAAAACGTCGAGGAGGAGATGGTGCAGCTCCTCCAGCTCGCCATCGACTGCTCCGCGCAGCACCCCGACAGGAGGCCCGCCATGTCCGAGGTGGCCACGCGGATCGACGAGATCCGCCGCTCCAGCCTCGGCGACCGGCAGGTGGCCGACAGCGCCGAAGGCGACGAGCCATCTCTATAA